A window of the Deinococcus fonticola genome harbors these coding sequences:
- a CDS encoding GGDEF domain-containing protein: protein MHAVKTLPHVNVLHVLLNTQLLVVVLAFTMLPQRWAIWSSVVSYAGVVVSLLLLQVMNWQLVLDQAFLCSLVGGLAVAGHKVGAAQSSAAHYFDLALRDPLTRLPNRRIAGIAFEAWRQEGQPLALEEAAVLLLDLDHFKRVNDEYGHATGNLALQVVAQTLSHHIQGEDFVCRWGGEEFLIMFRRMEPGSALRRATEVIRAVEAISHPQLPPLTVSAGLAMLSEFTDERQFMALVDQRLYAAKEAGRNTVVMR from the coding sequence CGCGGTCAAGACGCTGCCGCATGTGAACGTTTTGCATGTGCTGCTCAACACGCAGTTGCTGGTGGTGGTGCTGGCCTTCACCATGTTGCCGCAGCGCTGGGCCATCTGGTCAAGTGTCGTCAGTTACGCCGGGGTCGTGGTCAGCTTGCTGCTGCTGCAGGTCATGAACTGGCAGCTTGTTCTGGATCAGGCTTTTCTGTGCAGCCTGGTGGGTGGGCTGGCCGTGGCGGGGCATAAGGTGGGCGCCGCGCAGTCGTCGGCGGCGCATTACTTTGACCTGGCCCTGCGGGATCCGCTGACTAGACTTCCAAACCGTCGAATTGCTGGGATTGCTTTCGAGGCGTGGCGGCAGGAGGGACAGCCCCTGGCGCTGGAGGAAGCGGCGGTACTGCTTCTTGACCTTGACCACTTTAAGCGCGTGAATGACGAGTACGGTCACGCGACGGGGAACCTGGCCTTGCAGGTCGTAGCGCAGACCCTGAGTCATCACATCCAGGGTGAAGATTTCGTCTGTCGCTGGGGTGGTGAGGAATTCCTGATCATGTTCCGGCGCATGGAACCCGGTTCGGCGTTGAGACGGGCCACGGAAGTGATTCGGGCGGTGGAGGCGATCAGTCATCCACAATTGCCGCCGCTCACCGTGAGTGCGGGCCTGGCCATGTTGAGTGAATTCACGGACGAGAGGCAGTTTATGGCGCTCGTTGATCAGCGGTTATACGCCGCGAAGGAAGCCGGGCGAAATACCGTCGTTATGCGTTGA